One genomic window of Prochlorococcus sp. MIT 0801 includes the following:
- the grxD gene encoding Grx4 family monothiol glutaredoxin yields MDPNTRSKIECLIKSKPIFVFMKGNKLMPQCGFSNNVVQILNSLGMSFETFDVLSDMEIREGIKEYSNWPTIPQVYLKGEFMGGSDILISMYNSGELKEKLEIALAS; encoded by the coding sequence AGATTGAATGCTTAATCAAGTCAAAACCAATATTTGTTTTTATGAAAGGCAATAAGTTAATGCCACAATGTGGTTTTTCTAACAATGTTGTTCAAATTTTAAATTCATTGGGAATGAGCTTTGAAACGTTTGATGTGCTTTCAGATATGGAAATTCGTGAGGGTATAAAAGAATATTCAAATTGGCCGACCATACCCCAAGTTTATTTAAAAGGAGAATTTATGGGTGGTTCAGATATATTGATAAGCATGTACAACTCTGGAGAATTGAAAGAAAAGTTAGAAATTGCACTAGCTTCATAA